A window of Streptomyces caniferus contains these coding sequences:
- a CDS encoding ArsR/SmtB family transcription factor, whose product MPVNLHFGADDLLRIRFAVSPLCETHEAVRTLHRADRHGYHTPWLRRMHEKLACLDLTPLWLFMPPSGYTPDFLGRPPDAPMAGFDEELARLRATDPALARAEMAKSLACTPGAAESPRGRAALADPAGAVRELARVTERAWRTLIAPDWPRLRALLEAEIAYRSRQLAGGGLRRLFDDLHPRLSWSGDMLTVRTRTDFAQMQDLDGRGVLLLPSVFVWPDVVSGFDPPWQPTVIYPARGIGGLWTEPETGPALARLLGANRAAVLAALDPPSTTTVLAHRLGLAPSSVSAHLSVLRDAGLLAARRHGHQVLYERTPLGITLAAGG is encoded by the coding sequence ATGCCGGTGAACCTGCACTTCGGGGCGGACGACCTGCTCCGCATCCGGTTCGCCGTCTCGCCGCTGTGCGAGACCCATGAGGCGGTCCGCACCCTGCACCGCGCCGACCGGCACGGCTATCACACGCCGTGGCTGCGCCGGATGCACGAGAAGCTGGCCTGCCTGGACCTGACGCCGCTGTGGCTCTTCATGCCGCCGTCGGGCTACACACCGGACTTCCTGGGCCGCCCGCCCGACGCCCCGATGGCCGGTTTCGACGAGGAGCTGGCGCGGCTGCGCGCCACCGACCCGGCCCTGGCGCGCGCCGAGATGGCCAAGTCGCTGGCCTGCACGCCGGGGGCCGCGGAATCCCCGCGCGGCCGGGCGGCGCTGGCGGATCCGGCGGGTGCCGTGCGCGAACTGGCCCGGGTCACCGAACGGGCCTGGCGGACGCTGATCGCCCCGGACTGGCCACGCCTGCGGGCGCTGCTGGAGGCCGAGATCGCCTACCGGTCGCGCCAGTTGGCGGGCGGCGGGCTGCGGCGGCTGTTCGACGATCTGCATCCGCGACTGTCGTGGTCGGGCGACATGCTCACCGTCCGTACCCGTACCGACTTCGCCCAGATGCAGGATCTGGACGGGCGCGGGGTGCTGTTGCTGCCCAGCGTCTTCGTCTGGCCGGATGTGGTCAGCGGGTTCGACCCGCCGTGGCAGCCGACCGTCATCTATCCGGCGCGCGGTATCGGCGGGCTGTGGACCGAGCCGGAGACGGGCCCGGCGCTGGCGCGGCTGCTGGGGGCGAACCGCGCCGCCGTACTGGCCGCCCTCGACCCGCCGTCGACCACGACGGTCCTGGCCCACCGGCTCGGCCTGGCGCCGTCCTCCGTCTCGGCGCATCTGTCCGTACTGCGCGACGCCGGTCTGCTGGCCGCGCGCCGGCA